Proteins from a single region of Dyadobacter fanqingshengii:
- a CDS encoding prolyl oligopeptidase family serine peptidase, with protein sequence MTIIAASMLNDGLAQKLDYPSTNRVDHIDEYHGVKVADPYRWLEDDRSDETGEWVKAQNEVTFSYLDKIPFKNKIFLDLEKAYNYPKYSAPRKKGDYYYFYKNDGLQNQAVLYRQKGENGTPETVLDPNKLSADGTTRLTVFSLSKDGNHAVLGFSKGGSDWQEYQVMDMKTLSMLSDKVEWVKISGAAWQGDGFYYSRYPKPEGSALAAKNENHQVYFHKIGTTQNEDKLIFEDAANPQRFHTIGTTEDEQFAVLSVSDRGKGKDGNGLWILKKGEKTFNPIKEEITDFQYGVIENIGDDFLFETNENAPNSKVMRYVSASKSWRTVLPEKPEPLLGAGLAGNKLFASYSKDVSSRAYVFSVDGTLENEVKLPGLGTASGFGGERGDSFVFYTYTSFNYPPTIFKYDIASKKSAVFREPEVTFKPEDYETEQVFYPSKDGTKIPAFITYKKGMKRDGSNPTILYGYGGFNISLTPAFSPTRIPFLDQGGIYVQANLRGGSEYGEKWHEQGMKLKKQNVFDDFIAAAEFLIKEKYTSASKLAIQGGSNGGLLVGTVMNQRPELFKVAFPAVGVMDMLRFHKFTIGWNWIADYGSSDNAEEFKVLYAYSPLHNIKEGGKYPATMVTTADHDDRVVPAHSFKYAAELQAKAGKSSDNPLLIRIDTNSGHGASNTKKALETQADIYAFMFSNMGLVWK encoded by the coding sequence ATGACTATCATTGCCGCTTCTATGCTGAACGACGGTTTAGCTCAAAAGCTCGATTACCCATCAACAAATCGCGTTGATCACATTGACGAATATCATGGAGTGAAAGTTGCAGATCCATATCGCTGGCTTGAAGATGACCGCTCCGATGAAACGGGCGAGTGGGTTAAGGCGCAAAATGAGGTTACTTTTAGTTATCTGGATAAAATTCCTTTTAAGAATAAGATCTTTCTTGATCTGGAAAAGGCATATAATTATCCTAAATATTCGGCTCCGAGGAAAAAGGGAGACTATTATTATTTCTATAAAAATGATGGTCTGCAAAATCAGGCAGTGCTATATCGCCAAAAAGGTGAAAACGGAACGCCTGAAACGGTGCTTGATCCCAACAAACTTTCCGCAGACGGAACGACCCGACTTACTGTTTTCAGTCTTTCAAAAGATGGTAACCACGCTGTTTTGGGTTTTTCCAAAGGCGGCTCCGACTGGCAGGAATATCAGGTCATGGATATGAAAACCCTTTCAATGCTTTCGGATAAGGTTGAATGGGTCAAAATTTCGGGCGCTGCCTGGCAAGGCGATGGATTTTATTACAGTCGCTATCCCAAACCGGAAGGCAGTGCATTAGCCGCCAAAAATGAGAACCACCAGGTTTATTTCCACAAAATTGGCACAACACAAAACGAGGACAAACTCATTTTTGAGGACGCTGCAAATCCCCAGCGGTTTCACACTATTGGAACAACTGAGGATGAGCAATTTGCCGTGCTGAGTGTAAGCGACCGCGGGAAAGGGAAAGATGGAAATGGTTTGTGGATTTTGAAGAAGGGAGAAAAAACATTTAATCCTATTAAAGAAGAGATCACCGATTTTCAGTACGGTGTCATCGAAAACATTGGAGATGACTTTTTATTTGAAACGAATGAAAATGCGCCGAATAGCAAGGTTATGCGCTATGTTTCGGCATCAAAATCCTGGAGAACAGTCCTGCCCGAAAAACCCGAGCCGCTTTTAGGTGCCGGGCTGGCCGGTAATAAGCTATTTGCATCTTATTCCAAAGACGTTAGCAGCCGCGCTTATGTTTTCAGCGTGGACGGCACATTGGAGAACGAAGTGAAGTTGCCGGGGCTGGGAACCGCCAGTGGGTTTGGTGGTGAGCGCGGGGACAGCTTTGTTTTTTACACCTATACATCATTCAATTACCCGCCGACGATCTTCAAATACGACATTGCCAGCAAGAAAAGCGCAGTTTTCCGTGAACCGGAAGTGACATTCAAACCGGAAGACTACGAGACGGAACAAGTTTTCTATCCCAGCAAAGACGGCACTAAAATCCCGGCTTTCATTACCTATAAAAAAGGAATGAAACGCGACGGTTCCAATCCGACGATATTGTACGGTTATGGCGGCTTCAACATTAGCTTAACCCCCGCTTTCAGCCCGACGCGCATTCCTTTCCTGGATCAGGGCGGGATTTATGTGCAGGCGAATTTGCGCGGCGGAAGCGAGTATGGTGAGAAATGGCACGAGCAGGGGATGAAGCTCAAAAAGCAGAATGTGTTCGATGATTTCATTGCTGCAGCCGAGTTTTTGATTAAAGAAAAATATACATCAGCATCCAAATTAGCCATCCAAGGCGGATCTAACGGCGGATTGCTCGTGGGAACCGTTATGAACCAGCGCCCCGAGCTTTTCAAAGTCGCATTCCCAGCTGTGGGTGTGATGGACATGCTTCGCTTTCACAAATTCACCATCGGCTGGAACTGGATCGCGGATTACGGAAGCAGCGACAACGCCGAAGAATTCAAAGTGCTTTACGCCTATTCGCCGCTGCACAACATTAAGGAAGGCGGCAAATATCCCGCAACAATGGTCACAACCGCAGATCACGACGACCGTGTAGTGCCCGCGCATTCATTTAAATACGCAGCCGAACTCCAAGCAAAAGCCGGCAAATCATCCGACAACCCGTTGCTTATCCGCATCGATACCAATTCCGGCCACGGGGCCAGCAACACCAAGAAAGCGTTAGAAACACAAGCGGACATTTATGCCTTTATGTTTTCTAATATGGGGTTGGTTTGGAAGTAA
- a CDS encoding TIM barrel protein, whose product MKIDQYQIDQHNDSIMSRHNNQLNFLKEQLGEQGINASEVISALEAFQVAIPSWALGTGGTRFGRFSGGGEPRSLEEKVEDVGLLHALNRSSGSISLHIPWDIPQQAESIIGLATSLDLKFDAVNSNTFQDQKDQQHSYKFGSLSHVDPAVRKQAVEHNIEVIKYGKDLGSKALSIWLSDGSCFPGQSNFVKAFQNTLESLQEIYAELPADWKVYVEYKAYEPNFYSTVIQDWGSSLLFCQKLGPKADVLVDLGHHLPNANIEQIVATLMMEGRLAGFHFNDSKYGDDDLTVGSIRPYMLFLIFVELVEGMKRANRLADTYAWMIDASHNVKDPLEDLLQSVEAILISYAQALLVDRKKLEQARNQNDVVLAQQILQNAFRTDVRPLVRESMRLSGGSLDPIGLFRNLKVRNGLMNERGKITVATGL is encoded by the coding sequence ATGAAAATCGACCAATATCAGATTGACCAGCATAACGACAGCATAATGTCGCGTCATAATAACCAGCTCAACTTTTTAAAAGAGCAGCTTGGCGAGCAGGGGATCAATGCCAGCGAAGTAATAAGTGCTTTGGAAGCATTTCAGGTTGCCATTCCGAGCTGGGCTTTGGGGACGGGCGGGACGCGTTTTGGAAGATTTTCAGGAGGAGGCGAACCGCGTTCCTTGGAAGAAAAAGTGGAGGACGTCGGACTCTTGCATGCATTGAACCGTTCGAGTGGATCCATTTCGCTGCACATTCCCTGGGACATTCCACAGCAGGCAGAATCGATTATCGGTTTGGCAACTTCATTGGACTTGAAATTTGATGCGGTTAATTCCAATACATTTCAGGACCAGAAGGACCAGCAGCATTCGTATAAATTTGGGTCGCTTTCACACGTTGATCCTGCGGTTAGAAAACAAGCTGTTGAGCATAATATTGAAGTGATAAAATATGGTAAGGATCTGGGATCGAAAGCGTTATCAATCTGGCTATCAGATGGATCGTGTTTTCCGGGGCAATCCAATTTTGTAAAAGCATTTCAAAATACGCTGGAATCGTTACAAGAAATATACGCCGAATTGCCTGCTGATTGGAAAGTTTATGTGGAATATAAAGCATACGAGCCGAACTTTTATTCAACCGTAATCCAGGATTGGGGCAGTTCATTGCTTTTCTGTCAGAAACTGGGGCCAAAGGCAGATGTGCTGGTGGATTTGGGCCATCATTTACCAAATGCAAATATCGAACAAATTGTCGCGACATTAATGATGGAGGGCCGTTTGGCAGGTTTCCATTTCAACGATTCCAAATATGGCGACGACGACTTAACCGTCGGCAGCATTCGTCCTTATATGCTTTTCCTGATTTTCGTGGAACTGGTAGAAGGCATGAAACGCGCAAACCGTCTGGCTGACACTTACGCCTGGATGATCGATGCAAGCCACAATGTAAAAGATCCATTGGAAGACTTACTGCAATCGGTGGAAGCAATATTAATCTCCTACGCACAAGCATTACTCGTTGACCGCAAAAAACTGGAACAAGCCAGAAATCAAAACGACGTAGTGCTAGCCCAGCAAATTCTTCAAAATGCATTCAGAACCGATGTGCGGCCGCTAGTCCGCGAATCCATGCGACTAAGCGGCGGTTCACTGGATCCAATTGGGTTGTTTAGGAATTTGAAAGTTCGGAATGGGTTGATGAATGAGCGAGGGAAAATAACAGTCGCCACCGGATTATAA
- a CDS encoding CocE/NonD family hydrolase, with translation MMKNLLSVVLMLVVTVANAQNGDEKFIRENYTKAEYDIPVRDGVKLHTIVYSPKDASAEKKYPFLMQRTCYSVAPYGPDNYPPRIGPSPTLMRDKFIFVYQDVRGRYMSEGEWTNMTPHIAQKKGKADVDEASDTYDTIEWLLKNVPNNNGKVGQWGISYPGFYTTASALSEHPALKASSPQAPIADFFFDDFHHNGAFTQGYYLTFPVFGIKPPKPTTSSWFTPEMFEAKPDGYTFNLNIGSLKNFDKYYSKNFYWQETVNHPNKDEFWQKRDILPHLKNIKHAFMTVGGWFDAEDLYGPLNTYKTIEKNNPFTYNTIVVGPFGHGRWSRETGHTLHNDIYFGDSIATFYQTNIEAKFFKHFLKEAGDGKTGLPEAYMFDTGKKAWQTFDKWPVAAVEKRKLYFHESGKLDFKEPAQAKSVSEYVSDPAKPVPYTANYKQMAGFTPFEYMSEDQRFASTRSDVLVFQTDVLDQDITLGGEITALLKISTTGTDADFFVKLIDVYPGDEKNHAYLPNPTTILAGYQQMVRSEIMRSRFRNSFEKPEALVAGKMTDIKFRLQDVLHTFKKGHRIMVQVQSTAFPLFDRNPQKYVENIYKAEDSDFISAKQTIYHQAGAASSLEVDVIK, from the coding sequence ATGATGAAAAATCTATTAAGCGTCGTTTTGATGCTCGTTGTTACTGTTGCAAATGCGCAGAATGGAGATGAAAAATTTATCCGTGAAAATTATACGAAGGCGGAATACGACATTCCTGTCCGCGATGGCGTGAAGTTGCACACCATTGTTTACAGCCCCAAAGACGCCTCAGCAGAAAAGAAATATCCCTTTTTAATGCAGCGCACCTGTTACAGCGTCGCGCCTTATGGGCCAGACAATTATCCGCCCAGGATCGGCCCAAGTCCAACATTAATGCGTGATAAATTTATTTTTGTATACCAAGATGTGCGTGGCCGTTACATGAGCGAGGGCGAGTGGACGAACATGACGCCGCACATTGCGCAGAAAAAAGGCAAAGCGGACGTAGACGAGGCTTCGGACACTTATGATACGATCGAGTGGCTCTTGAAAAATGTCCCCAATAACAATGGTAAAGTAGGTCAGTGGGGCATTTCCTATCCCGGTTTTTACACTACGGCAAGTGCACTTTCGGAGCATCCTGCCTTGAAAGCGTCCTCACCGCAAGCACCCATTGCCGACTTCTTTTTTGACGATTTTCACCACAACGGAGCATTTACGCAGGGCTATTACCTTACCTTTCCGGTTTTCGGGATCAAACCTCCCAAGCCAACCACATCTTCCTGGTTTACACCTGAAATGTTCGAAGCCAAGCCGGATGGATACACATTCAACCTCAACATTGGATCGCTCAAAAATTTTGATAAATACTATTCAAAGAATTTCTACTGGCAGGAGACGGTTAACCATCCTAACAAAGACGAATTCTGGCAAAAAAGGGACATTCTGCCGCATTTGAAGAACATTAAGCATGCCTTCATGACTGTTGGCGGGTGGTTTGATGCGGAAGATCTTTATGGTCCTTTGAACACTTATAAAACGATCGAGAAAAATAACCCTTTTACTTATAATACGATCGTTGTCGGCCCTTTCGGTCACGGTCGTTGGAGCAGGGAAACCGGCCATACATTGCATAATGACATTTATTTCGGGGATAGCATCGCGACTTTTTATCAGACCAATATTGAGGCGAAATTTTTCAAACATTTCCTGAAAGAGGCAGGTGATGGGAAAACGGGTTTGCCTGAGGCTTACATGTTTGATACGGGTAAAAAAGCCTGGCAAACATTCGATAAATGGCCGGTGGCGGCTGTTGAAAAGCGCAAGTTATATTTTCACGAAAGCGGCAAACTGGATTTCAAAGAGCCTGCGCAGGCAAAATCTGTGAGTGAATATGTGAGCGATCCGGCAAAACCGGTTCCTTACACCGCGAACTACAAGCAGATGGCGGGTTTTACACCATTTGAATACATGTCAGAAGATCAGCGTTTCGCTTCTACGCGATCGGATGTGCTAGTTTTTCAAACCGACGTGCTGGATCAGGACATTACATTAGGTGGAGAAATCACAGCATTGTTGAAGATCAGCACGACCGGAACCGATGCGGATTTTTTTGTAAAACTCATCGACGTGTATCCGGGCGACGAAAAAAATCACGCATATCTGCCCAATCCTACGACCATTCTGGCGGGTTACCAACAGATGGTGCGAAGTGAAATCATGAGATCGCGGTTCCGCAACAGTTTCGAAAAACCGGAAGCATTGGTGGCAGGAAAAATGACCGACATTAAATTCCGCTTGCAGGACGTGTTGCATACATTTAAAAAAGGCCATCGCATTATGGTGCAGGTTCAAAGCACAGCTTTCCCGCTCTTCGATCGCAATCCACAGAAATACGTAGAGAATATTTACAAAGCGGAGGATTCGGATTTTATCAGCGCGAAGCAAACTATTTATCACCAGGCAGGTGCTGCCAGCTCACTAGAAGTTGACGTTATCAAATAA
- a CDS encoding GNAT family N-acetyltransferase, which produces MKATILESERLVLQPLTSTHLSEKYVNWLNDPEVNKYLASGGNYTYEMLQDYIDKHEREETLFWAIIIKQTGEHIGNIKISPVDELNNTGEYGIMIGDRESWGKGFAREASCLVIDYCFKQLRLSGITLGVLKSNSGAVKLYRKLNFTELDFVSNEKYSTDTLRMFLRNE; this is translated from the coding sequence ATGAAAGCTACAATTTTAGAATCGGAGAGGCTTGTACTGCAGCCGCTGACTTCGACACACTTGTCCGAAAAGTATGTTAACTGGTTAAATGACCCTGAGGTAAACAAATATCTAGCATCCGGGGGAAATTACACGTACGAAATGCTGCAAGATTATATTGATAAGCATGAAAGAGAAGAAACACTTTTCTGGGCTATAATTATAAAGCAGACCGGCGAACACATTGGCAATATTAAGATAAGCCCCGTAGACGAGCTTAATAATACAGGGGAGTATGGCATCATGATCGGAGATCGGGAAAGTTGGGGCAAGGGCTTTGCTCGTGAAGCGTCATGTCTGGTTATAGATTACTGTTTTAAGCAGCTCCGACTGTCAGGAATAACTTTGGGTGTTTTGAAAAGTAATAGTGGAGCTGTAAAATTGTACAGGAAACTAAATTTTACAGAGCTGGATTTCGTTTCAAATGAGAAGTATAGTACTGACACACTAAGGATGTTCTTGCGAAATGAGTAA
- a CDS encoding aldo/keto reductase: MSNKLILGTVQFGLAYGVNNSAGQVTVEQSSAILEHAYTNGVTSLDTASSYGNSELVIGNYLGKNPGKNFNIITKFSNQVDCGSSLESSLQKLRSDKISSILFHSFSHYAENKHALDFFIRKYKDVNVATIGVSVYTNEELEQLAQDDRINVVQLPFNILDNHVLRSEAVLELKSRGKTIHTRSAFLQGLIFMDDEKIPVKLSPLKEPLNLIKQLCDEHRLDIGHLALQYVLQKDYIDGVLIGVDSVTQLKQNLKWSEITIQQEVFRTIDTILIEDLNLLNPSTW; the protein is encoded by the coding sequence ATGAGTAATAAGTTAATTCTCGGTACGGTCCAGTTTGGGCTTGCATATGGAGTAAATAATTCAGCCGGGCAGGTTACGGTGGAGCAATCGTCTGCAATTCTTGAGCATGCATATACGAATGGAGTTACTTCCCTTGACACAGCAAGCAGTTACGGGAATTCTGAACTTGTCATCGGCAATTATCTCGGCAAGAATCCTGGAAAAAACTTCAATATCATAACAAAGTTTAGTAATCAGGTTGATTGCGGTTCATCTCTTGAATCCAGCTTACAAAAGCTAAGGTCCGACAAAATCTCGTCCATCTTGTTTCACTCCTTTTCGCATTACGCTGAAAATAAGCATGCGCTGGATTTCTTTATCCGTAAGTATAAGGACGTCAATGTGGCAACCATAGGTGTCTCAGTTTATACTAATGAGGAACTTGAACAGCTAGCTCAGGATGACCGCATAAATGTGGTACAATTGCCTTTCAATATCCTAGACAATCATGTTTTGAGGTCGGAAGCAGTGTTGGAATTAAAGTCCAGAGGAAAAACAATTCATACGCGCTCGGCTTTCCTGCAGGGACTCATTTTTATGGATGATGAGAAAATACCCGTTAAGTTATCGCCATTAAAAGAGCCTCTAAATTTAATAAAACAACTTTGTGATGAGCACAGACTTGACATAGGACATCTTGCATTGCAATATGTCCTGCAAAAAGACTATATCGACGGAGTGCTCATAGGTGTGGACTCAGTCACACAGTTGAAGCAAAATCTAAAATGGTCGGAAATCACTATACAGCAAGAAGTATTTAGGACAATTGACACTATCCTCATTGAGGACTTAAATTTATTAAATCCATCAACATGGTAA
- a CDS encoding bifunctional aldolase/short-chain dehydrogenase, with amino-acid sequence MSSSNVSQYSYVSYLWDESKAASLGDDQVALLLYRSNLLGADLRLTNYAGGNTSCKTIEKDPLTGNPVEVMWIKGSGGDIGTLTRSGLAGLYQDRLHNLKNIYRGLEFEDEMVELFNHCIYDLKSKAPSIDTPLHGLLPFKHIDHLHPDALIAIAASKEGEAITKELFNGELAWVPWQRPGFDLGLKLEQALAENPGIRGIVLGGHGLFTWGDTAYESYINTLDTIEKASEYLNENYGKNRPVFGGQRLESEPEARRSEIAGKLAPYLRGLASEQQAMIGHFTDDARVLEFIGSHDLDKLAPLGTSCPDHFLRTKIRPLVLDFPFDKLGGTDQEILDQIRPQFEAYRVDYQAYYDRCKHDNSPAVRDPNPVIILLPGVGMFSFAKDKQTARVAAEFYTNAINVMKGAEAISSYVSLPEQEAFDIEYWLLEEAKLQRMPKEKSVSRKIAIVTGGSGGIGKAIALKLLQEGACVVISDIDEKALAETKAEFDAKFGKDFSATTIANVLEVDQIKAALHTTKLKYGGVDIIVNCAGLSISKPLLETTIKDWDILQDVLVKGQFLVSQEAVAIMRQQGLGGDIINIASKNGIVSGPNNVAYGTAKAAQQHMSRLLAAELGPDKIRVNVVNPDAVIAGSKIWESGWAAGRAKAYGISVAELPAYYAKRTVLNAEIHTEDIANGVYIFVSGLLNKSTGNVINVDGGVPAAFLR; translated from the coding sequence ATGAGCAGTTCTAATGTAAGCCAGTACAGCTACGTAAGCTATTTATGGGATGAAAGTAAGGCGGCTTCGCTCGGTGATGACCAGGTAGCGCTTCTTTTGTACCGTTCCAATTTGTTGGGCGCAGACCTCCGTCTTACCAACTATGCAGGCGGTAACACAAGTTGTAAAACGATCGAAAAAGATCCGCTGACTGGCAATCCGGTTGAGGTAATGTGGATCAAAGGTTCTGGTGGTGATATTGGCACTTTGACAAGAAGCGGCCTCGCAGGGCTTTATCAGGACCGCTTGCATAATCTGAAAAATATTTACCGCGGATTGGAATTTGAAGATGAAATGGTGGAGCTTTTCAACCATTGCATTTATGATCTCAAATCCAAAGCGCCTTCCATAGATACGCCCCTGCACGGCTTATTGCCCTTCAAGCACATTGATCACTTGCACCCGGATGCATTAATCGCTATTGCGGCTTCGAAAGAAGGTGAGGCAATTACAAAAGAACTGTTTAACGGAGAACTGGCGTGGGTGCCCTGGCAACGTCCCGGTTTTGATCTTGGATTAAAACTGGAACAGGCATTGGCAGAAAATCCTGGTATCCGCGGAATTGTATTGGGTGGACACGGATTATTCACATGGGGTGACACAGCTTACGAATCCTACATTAATACGCTGGATACGATTGAAAAAGCGTCGGAATATCTGAATGAAAATTATGGCAAAAACCGTCCGGTTTTCGGAGGTCAGCGCCTGGAAAGTGAGCCGGAAGCACGCCGTTCGGAAATTGCCGGTAAGCTGGCTCCCTATTTGCGCGGATTGGCTTCAGAGCAGCAAGCGATGATCGGTCACTTTACGGACGATGCGCGCGTACTTGAATTTATTGGCAGCCACGATCTTGATAAGTTGGCGCCATTGGGCACCAGCTGTCCGGATCACTTCCTGCGTACAAAGATCCGTCCGTTGGTTCTGGATTTTCCATTTGATAAACTGGGTGGAACAGACCAGGAAATCCTGGATCAGATTCGTCCTCAGTTTGAGGCTTACCGTGTTGATTACCAAGCCTATTATGATCGGTGTAAGCATGACAACAGCCCCGCAGTTCGTGACCCGAATCCGGTAATTATATTGTTGCCGGGTGTCGGCATGTTCTCGTTTGCGAAGGACAAGCAAACGGCGCGTGTGGCAGCAGAATTTTATACTAATGCAATTAATGTAATGAAGGGCGCGGAAGCGATTTCTTCTTATGTTTCATTGCCTGAGCAAGAGGCATTTGATATTGAATATTGGCTTCTTGAAGAGGCGAAATTGCAACGTATGCCGAAAGAAAAGTCAGTTTCACGCAAAATTGCTATTGTTACCGGCGGTTCTGGCGGAATTGGAAAAGCCATTGCATTAAAGCTGTTGCAAGAAGGCGCCTGCGTTGTGATTTCGGACATTGATGAAAAAGCTTTGGCAGAAACAAAAGCTGAATTCGACGCTAAATTTGGCAAAGACTTTTCGGCAACCACCATCGCGAATGTGCTGGAAGTGGATCAGATCAAAGCGGCTTTGCATACGACTAAATTGAAATACGGAGGCGTTGATATCATTGTGAACTGTGCCGGTTTGTCTATCTCCAAACCATTGCTGGAAACAACCATTAAGGATTGGGATATTTTGCAGGATGTGTTGGTAAAAGGCCAGTTCCTGGTTTCTCAGGAAGCGGTTGCCATTATGCGTCAACAAGGATTGGGCGGTGATATCATTAACATTGCCAGCAAAAACGGGATTGTGTCAGGACCAAACAACGTGGCTTACGGAACTGCGAAAGCGGCTCAGCAGCACATGTCACGCCTTTTGGCTGCCGAATTAGGACCTGATAAAATCCGTGTCAATGTTGTTAACCCTGACGCTGTGATTGCCGGAAGTAAGATCTGGGAAAGCGGCTGGGCAGCGGGACGCGCGAAAGCTTATGGCATCAGTGTGGCGGAATTACCTGCATATTATGCCAAAAGAACGGTTTTGAATGCGGAAATCCATACAGAAGACATTGCAAACGGAGTTTACATTTTCGTGAGTGGTTTGTTGAATAAAAGCACCGGAAACGTAATTAATGTGGACGGCGGTGTTCCTGCGGCGTTCCTCAGATAA